A stretch of DNA from Hoeflea ulvae:
CCGTCCCGAAGTGTGGCAATGGCGCGGGCCGACATGCGAACCCTGAACCTCCGGTGCAATCCAGCGGCTGGCCTCGTGCTGCATGCGAAGCCGTTCCAGCGCGTCGTTGGAATCCGACAGCCAGACCCGGCTGGCAAGCTCCAGAACGCCGAAATCTATACGGCCGCCGCCCGAGGAGCAGCTTTCAAAATCCACATCCGGGTGGGCGCGCACAAGATCGCCGAGCAGCGTCAGAAACCCGCGTGCCTGCTCCGGCCCGCCGCCGGTCAATGGCCGGTTGTGGTCCCATTTGACATAGTCGATGGCATGCGATGACAGGATAGCGTCAATCTGGCCAAACAGATGCGCCCGGACGTCGGCGTTGGCCATGTCGAGCACATGCTGATTGCGGCCGCTGGGCTGATCATCGGGGCCGAGCATGTATTCCGGATGGGTCCGGAACAGGTCGCTGTCACGGTTGACCATTTCGGGCTCGAACCACAGCCCGAAGCGCATGCCCTCGGTATGGACGTGATCGATCAGCGGGCTGAGGCCGTTGGGGAATTTCGCAGAGTCGATCTGCCAATCGCCGAGGCTAGACGTGTCGTCGTTGCGGCCGCGAAACCAGCCGTCGTCGAGCACGAAACGCTCGGCGCCGAGAGCGGCAGCCCGCGAGGCGATGGCTTTGAGTTCGCTGAGGTCATGGCGGAAATAGACCGCCTCCCAGCAATTGTAGTGCACCGGATGCGGTTCGCGTCCGCGCCGCGCATTGACCGGAGCCTGGATGGCGCGCTGATGCCGGTGGAAGGACCGGGAGACACCGTTCAGACCGTCATTCGACCAGGCCAGCAGCAGTTCGGGCGATGCGATGTCGCCTCGGGCCAGGCCATCATCAAGCACACCGAACTGCACCTGCCTGCGCCCGTCGGGCAGTTCCTCGGCCAGCATCCTGTGGCCGCCGCTCCAGGCCAGCGTTGCCGCAAGGCAGGCGCCGCTGTGTTCTCCGGTGGATTGGCTTGCCAGCGTCACGCCGGGAAAATGGGCATGGCCGGTGCGGCCTTCGCGGCTCTCACGGCTATGCGCTCCGATGCAAAACCGGGTTTCCTGACGCTGAAACTCGCCGCACCAACGGCCGGTATGATCGATGATGCGACCCATTCCGGTGGGGGCGGGGACCGCGGGGGCCGCCAGCCAGCTGCAGCTCATCCCCTCGGGCAAGTTCAGCGTCTGTTGCAGATGCAGGATGTCGGTGCCGGGATCGAGCCGGGCCGATATCACAAGCTTCACACCGTCGTCCTTGCCGCGATCGGCAAGCGTGAAGCGGACACCATGGGTGCCGTCGGCATCTGTCGAAACCAGCTTCGGATTGGCCAAATAATCACGGCCATCGGCGTTCTGCAGGATCATGCCCGGATGGCCCTGCCAGCCGGTGATTGCCAGCGGGCACAGCGTCAACGGCTGAAACGGATCGATCTGGCCGGCGCCGACGTTGGGGATGGTGGCAATCGCCAGTGCGGCAAGATCATCCGCGCTTGGCAGTACCGCGCCGAAATGCACAAGGCACGGCACGCCGCTGTCGAAGCTGGCGAAGACGGCCGTGCGGTCACCTCCATCAAGCCGGCACGTGTCGGTGACGGAAAAGTCTGGCATCTCCGCGATTGTCATCTCAGCCCTTTGTCGCCCCGAGCGTCAGCCCGGCAATGAAATGCTTCTGCATCAGGAAGAACATCAGCACGGGCGGCATCGCGGCGATGATCGAACCGGCCGAAACCAGCTGCCACTGTGCGATCCACTGGCCGTTGAGCGAATAGAGCCCGGCCGTCACCGGCTGGGTCTCGGCACTGGTGGTCAGCACCGTGGCCCAGAAATAGTCGTTCCAGATGAAAGTGAAAACCAGAACCGACAAGGCGGCGATGGCAGGGCGCATCAGCGGCAGCACGATGTACCAGAAGATCCGGAATTCGGAGACGCCCTCGACGCGGGCGGATTCG
This window harbors:
- a CDS encoding alpha-galactosidase, producing the protein MPDFSVTDTCRLDGGDRTAVFASFDSGVPCLVHFGAVLPSADDLAALAIATIPNVGAGQIDPFQPLTLCPLAITGWQGHPGMILQNADGRDYLANPKLVSTDADGTHGVRFTLADRGKDDGVKLVISARLDPGTDILHLQQTLNLPEGMSCSWLAAPAVPAPTGMGRIIDHTGRWCGEFQRQETRFCIGAHSRESREGRTGHAHFPGVTLASQSTGEHSGACLAATLAWSGGHRMLAEELPDGRRQVQFGVLDDGLARGDIASPELLLAWSNDGLNGVSRSFHRHQRAIQAPVNARRGREPHPVHYNCWEAVYFRHDLSELKAIASRAAALGAERFVLDDGWFRGRNDDTSSLGDWQIDSAKFPNGLSPLIDHVHTEGMRFGLWFEPEMVNRDSDLFRTHPEYMLGPDDQPSGRNQHVLDMANADVRAHLFGQIDAILSSHAIDYVKWDHNRPLTGGGPEQARGFLTLLGDLVRAHPDVDFESCSSGGGRIDFGVLELASRVWLSDSNDALERLRMQHEASRWIAPEVQGSHVGPRHCHTSGRILSMSLRAWVAAQRHMGFEMDPRELTSEEAATLSRVTGWWKRNRDFLFSGTLHRLESDDTEVFAEMTVDSGADRFILFAGQAGASAQIFQRPLIAAGLDPDAVYEIKLVNPEDVSPRANRRVVDALTEGERCGCPAPS